One region of Dysidea avara chromosome 1, odDysAvar1.4, whole genome shotgun sequence genomic DNA includes:
- the LOC136237228 gene encoding lissencephaly-1 homolog, with product MEKRFIIRDIKSKPITALLYHALRREIITGYEDGALKSWEADSGHNITVLPSTHKGWITQLVFWNEGKVMFSSSVDGTIILWVPNGTPYSTLETRHLLLVCHSCHVRKRRLSMDMMILSNVSFL from the exons ATGGAGAAAAGATTCATTATTCGTGATATCAAGTCGAAACCTATCACGGCGCTGCTGTATCACGCGCTTAGACGAGAAATCATCACTGGATACGAAG ATGGTGCACTAAAGAGCTGGGAGGCTGACAGTGGTCACAACATTACTGTTCTACCTAGCACACACAAGGGATGGATTACACAGTTAGTGTTTTG GAATGAGGGTAAAGTGATGTTTTCATCTTCGGTGGATGGTACCATAATTTTATGGGTACCAAATGGAACTCCTTACTCAACTCTTGAG ACAAGACATCTCCTTCTGGTATGCCACTCTTGTCACGTGAGAAAG CGGAGACTGTCAATGGACATGATGATATTATCAAATGTATCATTTCTTTAG